The following coding sequences are from one Armatimonadia bacterium window:
- a CDS encoding glucuronate isomerase, translated as MTTCKGCEPLQDRAQLSAALTRTLDSTPVLDLHTHVYSADFGNLLLWGVDELITYHYLIAEVCRAPKGPSPEEFFALSKQQQADRIWQHLFLEGSPVSEACRGVLTTLNALGIDVNSGSLAAAREYFRDVTVDQHIDKVLELSNVSAAVMTNDPLDPVERPVWLDKGCTDPRFIPALRLDGVLVFWEKNWQTLKSWGYDVTEGLTQTTFKGVRKFLADEIKRMKPAYMAVSLPDTFVYPSPDTAAQMIANCVVPVAKETGVPFAMMIGVKRQLNPALKLAGDGVGKADIRAVERICSENPEARFLVTMLSRENQHELCIAARKLPNLMPFGCWWFLNDPSLIDEISRMRLELLGLSMIPQHSDARILDQLIYKWRHSRMVLHSVLLDKYSDLVATGWRVKEADLQRDVERLLSANFKQFVGLK; from the coding sequence ATGACTACATGCAAGGGCTGTGAACCTCTCCAGGACCGTGCGCAGTTGAGTGCTGCCCTGACGCGGACACTCGACTCCACCCCGGTCCTTGACCTGCATACCCATGTCTACAGCGCAGACTTCGGCAACCTGCTGCTGTGGGGCGTGGATGAGCTGATAACCTATCACTACCTCATCGCCGAGGTCTGCCGGGCGCCGAAGGGACCCTCGCCCGAGGAGTTCTTTGCCCTCAGCAAGCAGCAGCAGGCCGACCGCATCTGGCAGCACCTGTTCCTCGAGGGCTCGCCGGTCAGTGAAGCCTGCCGTGGCGTCCTGACCACGCTCAATGCCCTGGGCATCGACGTCAACTCCGGTAGCCTGGCCGCAGCTCGCGAGTACTTCCGCGACGTGACCGTCGACCAGCACATCGACAAAGTCCTCGAGCTGTCCAACGTCTCGGCCGCCGTCATGACCAACGATCCGCTGGATCCAGTCGAGCGTCCCGTATGGCTGGACAAGGGGTGCACCGATCCGAGGTTCATCCCGGCGCTGCGCCTGGACGGCGTGCTGGTCTTCTGGGAGAAGAACTGGCAGACGCTGAAGTCCTGGGGCTATGACGTCACCGAGGGCCTTACGCAGACCACCTTCAAGGGAGTGCGCAAGTTCCTCGCGGACGAGATCAAGCGCATGAAACCCGCCTACATGGCGGTGTCTCTGCCGGACACCTTCGTCTACCCGTCGCCGGACACTGCGGCGCAGATGATCGCGAACTGTGTGGTCCCCGTGGCGAAGGAAACCGGCGTGCCCTTTGCGATGATGATCGGTGTGAAGCGGCAACTGAACCCGGCGCTGAAGCTGGCGGGAGACGGCGTGGGCAAGGCGGACATCCGTGCCGTGGAGCGTATCTGCTCCGAAAACCCAGAGGCGCGGTTCCTGGTCACCATGCTCTCCCGCGAGAACCAGCATGAGCTGTGCATTGCGGCGCGCAAGCTCCCGAATCTGATGCCCTTCGGTTGCTGGTGGTTCCTCAACGATCCGAGTCTCATCGACGAGATCAGCCGCATGCGCCTCGAGTTGCTGGGGCTGTCCATGATCCCGCAGCACTCCGATGCGCGGATCCTCGACCAGCTCATCTACAAGTGGCGGCACTCGCGGATGGTCTTGCACTCAGTGCTGCTCGACAAGTATTCTGACCTGGTGGCGACGGGTTGGCGCGTCAAGGAGGCCGACCTGCAGCGAGACGTTGAGCGGCTTCTGTCGGCCAACTTCAAGCAGTTCGTAGGCCTGAAGTAG